A genomic region of Sulfolobus tengchongensis contains the following coding sequences:
- a CDS encoding CopG family ribbon-helix-helix protein has translation MPRKSQSVKKKQYITVSIPTDLAEEIDKLIETNPGYISRQEFIIDAIRRRIEELIKLECKK, from the coding sequence ATGCCAAGGAAATCACAATCAGTTAAAAAGAAACAATACATAACTGTCTCAATTCCAACCGATTTAGCAGAAGAGATCGATAAATTGATAGAAACTAATCCAGGTTATATTAGTAGGCAAGAATTCATAATTGATGCAATAAGAAGAAGAATAGAAGAACTCATAAAGTTAGAATGTAAAAAATAA